Proteins encoded in a region of the Phycisphaerae bacterium genome:
- a CDS encoding tetratricopeptide repeat protein codes for MRAKIIISICIVVTIFIAYEPLRHNGFVIYDDQNYITENPHITGGITQDSIIWAFTKSHAANWHPLTWLGHIIDYQIFGLNPLGYHLVSLLLHIANSLLVFWLFSRMTGAVWASTFIAAVFALHPLQVESVAWAAEQKTVLSGLLWSLTIAAYFRYTKSPGFGRYVPVFLVYCLCILTKPIVVTVPLTLLLLDYWPLGRVNFQQKESTVKLIIEKIPLFILSAFLSVMTLAAQKQGGAVATLENIPLNDRIGNMFISYMRYIGKLVWPSKLAVFYPPLPENLPKIIAITCALSFVIILVLCIYIIPRRKYITTGWLWYIGTLFPTIGLVQAGAQSMANRYMYIPMLGLLIIFVWTVKDFAAKRPRLSAVLAMAVLLPMILLTQAQVKYWQNGTTLFDYTLKVTENNPIAENCYGIALFDAGRGDEAVQRLSRLVNEFPLYSDARNNLSQFLLKQGKPDRAIECFNELIKQKQDSAQVYYNLAAALSMQKKYDDAVNNLAKSLKLEPEYPGVQRQMGFALLASGKADQAVSHLNQALRTEPNNPDIYVNLGTAYTQLGQYRPAVQNWSRALEIQPDSSDVLNNLAWVLAVSGDSSIRNGGKAVELAERACELTKYNNAGFLDTLAVAYAAAGRFSDAITTAQRAINLAKTHGQDNMAGEIQTRLELYKANQAYIQK; via the coding sequence ATGCGTGCTAAAATAATCATATCCATCTGCATTGTCGTCACAATATTTATCGCTTACGAGCCTTTGCGCCACAACGGCTTTGTCATATACGACGACCAAAATTACATTACCGAAAATCCTCACATTACAGGCGGCATAACACAAGATTCGATCATTTGGGCATTTACAAAATCGCACGCGGCCAACTGGCATCCCCTTACATGGCTGGGCCATATTATCGACTACCAGATTTTCGGCCTTAATCCGCTCGGATACCACCTTGTCAGTTTGCTTCTGCACATAGCCAATTCGCTGCTCGTTTTTTGGCTCTTTAGCCGGATGACAGGTGCAGTATGGGCAAGTACCTTCATAGCCGCGGTATTTGCGCTGCATCCGCTTCAGGTCGAATCGGTTGCATGGGCGGCTGAGCAAAAGACCGTACTTAGCGGGCTATTGTGGTCTTTGACTATCGCCGCGTATTTCCGATACACAAAATCCCCGGGATTTGGGCGATATGTCCCCGTGTTTCTGGTATATTGTCTTTGTATCTTAACCAAACCAATCGTCGTAACAGTTCCTCTGACCCTGCTTCTGCTGGATTACTGGCCCCTGGGCCGGGTCAACTTTCAGCAAAAGGAATCGACCGTAAAATTAATAATTGAGAAAATCCCCCTGTTCATTTTGTCGGCATTTCTAAGCGTGATGACCCTCGCCGCACAAAAACAAGGAGGAGCAGTCGCCACTTTAGAGAACATTCCGCTGAACGACAGAATCGGCAATATGTTTATTTCCTATATGAGATACATCGGCAAGCTCGTATGGCCGAGCAAGCTGGCTGTTTTTTATCCGCCTCTGCCTGAAAACCTTCCAAAAATCATCGCGATAACCTGTGCGTTATCGTTCGTTATTATCCTCGTACTTTGTATTTATATCATCCCCCGCAGAAAATACATAACGACGGGCTGGTTATGGTACATTGGAACTCTTTTCCCGACGATAGGACTTGTTCAGGCCGGCGCCCAATCGATGGCGAATCGTTATATGTATATTCCAATGCTGGGTCTTCTGATTATTTTTGTATGGACCGTCAAAGATTTTGCCGCCAAACGACCCCGATTATCCGCGGTATTGGCTATGGCCGTGCTGCTGCCGATGATTTTACTTACCCAGGCGCAGGTAAAATACTGGCAGAATGGAACAACGCTGTTCGATTACACATTGAAAGTAACTGAAAATAATCCGATAGCGGAGAACTGCTATGGAATCGCACTGTTCGATGCAGGCCGAGGCGATGAAGCTGTACAACGACTAAGCAGGCTGGTGAATGAGTTTCCGTTATATTCCGATGCACGTAACAATCTCAGTCAGTTTCTTTTAAAGCAGGGAAAACCTGACCGGGCCATCGAGTGCTTCAATGAACTTATAAAGCAAAAACAGGATTCCGCACAAGTGTACTATAATCTGGCGGCGGCATTGAGTATGCAAAAAAAATACGACGATGCCGTTAACAATCTTGCCAAATCGTTAAAGCTTGAACCTGAATATCCGGGCGTTCAAAGGCAAATGGGCTTTGCCCTTCTTGCGTCAGGAAAAGCTGACCAGGCCGTTTCACATCTTAACCAGGCACTGCGGACGGAACCGAACAATCCGGATATATATGTAAATCTCGGCACTGCATATACGCAGCTCGGCCAATACAGGCCGGCAGTTCAAAACTGGTCCCGGGCACTCGAAATCCAGCCCGACAGCAGCGATGTTCTCAATAATCTGGCCTGGGTTTTGGCGGTCTCAGGGGACAGCTCAATCAGGAACGGCGGCAAGGCTGTCGAATTGGCTGAACGTGCCTGTGAGCTTACAAAATACAATAATGCCGGGTTCCTGGATACCCTTGCAGTCGCTTATGCCGCAGCGGGCAGGTTTAGCGATGCAATAACAACAGCTCAAAGAGCAATCAACCTCGCCAAAACGCACGGTCAGGACAATATGGCTGGTGAAATTCAGACGAGATTGGAACTATACAAGGCAAATCAGGCATATATCCAAAAATAA
- a CDS encoding PDDEXK nuclease domain-containing protein, with translation MRTQKNKTSKAGSTVDLIHEIRQIILSARKFAAKSIDTVQVLTNYEIGHRIVEHEQHGTKRAAYGKAILKELSKKLTVEFGRGFSEDNLSNMRKFYLVYRNQKQISETASRKLTSPGENIAVSGKLQISETVSRKLTMHQNMQTVPVQFTLSWSHYIFLMNIHNVDERRFYEIESLEMGWSLRELKRQFSSGLYERLALSRDKKGIRKLSRKGQVIEKPQDLLKNPYVLEFLGLDEKSQYSETDLENAIIDKLEHFLLELGKGFLFESRQKRFTFDEEHFFVDLVFYNRILRCYVLFDLKIGKLTHQDIGQMQMYVNYFDRYVKQPHENATVGIILCRKKKDALVEITLPKNANIRASEYQLYLPSKVELKQKLIDWTKEQ, from the coding sequence ATGCGAACACAAAAAAATAAAACTTCTAAAGCTGGCTCTACTGTCGACCTTATACATGAAATTAGACAAATAATTTTATCGGCACGAAAATTCGCGGCCAAAAGTATAGATACTGTTCAGGTTTTGACCAATTATGAAATCGGACATCGAATTGTTGAGCACGAACAACACGGAACTAAACGGGCGGCATACGGTAAAGCAATTTTAAAGGAGTTATCGAAAAAGCTGACCGTTGAGTTTGGTCGGGGATTTTCCGAAGATAATCTTTCTAATATGCGTAAATTCTATCTGGTGTACCGCAACCAAAAGCAAATTTCCGAAACGGCATCTCGGAAATTGACTTCACCTGGGGAAAACATTGCGGTATCTGGTAAATTACAGATTTCCGAAACAGTGTCTCGGAAATTAACCATGCATCAAAATATGCAGACAGTGCCTGTGCAATTTACACTAAGCTGGTCACACTATATTTTTTTAATGAATATACATAACGTTGATGAGCGCCGTTTCTATGAAATAGAATCCTTAGAGATGGGCTGGTCATTGCGTGAGCTGAAAAGGCAATTTAGTTCTGGCCTTTATGAGAGGCTGGCATTAAGCCGAGACAAGAAAGGCATAAGGAAGCTTTCCCGTAAAGGCCAAGTGATTGAAAAACCACAGGATTTGCTGAAGAATCCTTATGTGCTTGAGTTTTTGGGACTTGATGAAAAGTCGCAATATTCTGAAACAGATCTCGAAAACGCCATAATCGACAAATTGGAGCATTTTCTTTTGGAGTTGGGCAAGGGGTTTCTTTTTGAATCACGTCAGAAACGTTTTACTTTTGATGAAGAACACTTTTTTGTAGACCTGGTTTTTTACAATCGGATATTGCGTTGTTACGTCCTATTTGATTTGAAGATCGGCAAGCTTACACATCAGGATATTGGTCAAATGCAGATGTATGTCAATTATTTTGACCGCTACGTCAAACAGCCCCATGAGAATGCAACCGTCGGAATTATTCTTTGTAGAAAGAAAAAAGATGCGTTGGTTGAAATAACCCTTCCCAAAAATGCCAATATCCGTGCTTCAGAGTATCAACTTTATTTGCCATCAAAAGTCGAACTAAAGCAAAAGTTGATTGATTGGACAAAGGAACAATAA
- the cas5c gene encoding type I-C CRISPR-associated protein Cas5c, protein MDRKRNSVEFKLTGRYALFSDPVTRVGGEKFSYQVPTYQALKGILESVYWKPTFIWYIDAVRVMKKIQTESKGIKPLRMDNAKKNELSYYTYLRGDQYLEYQVLAHFEWNEHREKLIEDRKEHKHHNIARRSIKKGGRRDIFLGTRECQGYVEECIFGEGEGFYDQYGELDFGVMFHGYDYPDETGEDELVVRLWRAKMTDGIIEFPEPKDCEPSLRRFIRKMTAKEFENNRNFTLVENDLSMVDLVKED, encoded by the coding sequence ATGGACAGAAAAAGAAACTCAGTTGAATTCAAGCTTACGGGCCGATATGCCTTATTTTCGGATCCCGTTACACGGGTGGGCGGTGAAAAATTCTCCTATCAGGTCCCGACCTATCAGGCCCTCAAAGGCATTCTTGAAAGCGTTTACTGGAAACCAACGTTTATTTGGTATATCGACGCTGTTCGAGTGATGAAAAAGATTCAAACTGAATCCAAGGGAATCAAACCATTAAGAATGGATAATGCAAAGAAGAACGAATTGTCGTACTACACCTACTTGCGTGGAGACCAATATTTAGAATATCAGGTTCTTGCCCATTTTGAATGGAATGAACATCGCGAAAAGCTTATCGAGGATCGTAAAGAACATAAGCATCACAATATTGCCAGACGCAGTATTAAAAAAGGTGGGCGGCGGGATATCTTCCTCGGTACTAGGGAATGTCAGGGATATGTCGAAGAATGTATTTTTGGCGAAGGAGAAGGTTTTTACGACCAATACGGAGAACTGGACTTTGGCGTCATGTTTCACGGCTATGACTATCCCGATGAAACGGGAGAGGATGAGCTTGTCGTCCGCCTGTGGCGGGCCAAGATGACGGATGGCATCATCGAATTTCCGGAACCAAAAGATTGCGAGCCTTCATTACGACGGTTTATTCGTAAAATGACGGCAAAAGAGTTTGAGAACAATCGAAACTTTACGCTTGTCGAAAACGACCTCAGCATGGTGGATTTGGTAAAGGAGGATTAA
- the cas3 gene encoding CRISPR-associated helicase Cas3', whose translation MACKIYYAHSDPNGKLLEEGGHWQLLKDHLLETAKLAKEFASAFDAGDWGYIAGLLHDLGKYTRAFQDYLKRSMVGERVTRGEVIHALQGAKFANEAINDSVITDIICNIIATHHGGLFDSITDGQRTLIRKTDKSENKLHYEEARKEFNPSINEAELKTEILNFCNTSQSKDLNPLFMLHFLTKAIYSCVVDADRCNSAGLEINDTRPDWAKLIQQLDAYLTIFTEDSDINRVRKSISEQCQEGGSWQQGIYTLSVPTGGGKTLSSLRFALAHAQKHNLKRIIYVIPYLSILDQTASKMHDVFGDNSGELILEHHSNIELPDNDDNEDKYRLLTSRWDSPVVLTTMVQFLETVYSNRASKLRKFHNMSEAVLIFDEIQALPIKCVHLFNEVANFLHTFSKSTILLCTATQPHLHKTERPVRLSENPDIVNITSDELKVFERVCIEDKTQVAMDHEQIAELVKKQIEQGKNTLVILNTKGDARQVYEQCKGVECEKIFLTTDLCPAHRLSILKRLRDNLKTETRKLTLCVSTQLIEAGVDVSFDCVIRAQAGMDSIIQAAGRCNRNRENATPQSVFVVNVKDEKLTYLPEIKDGKAITTRVFHENQDSNLLSEKVIDQFYKYYFYDQKKKMDYSINGGPSTVYSLLNDNPLGTAAYQNRNNENYTGLPCAFQTAAEAFSVIDGAQIGVVVPYGDALKLINKFENNYSPKERLRILKQLQKYTVSVYSDVLGKLEYIERAVERIDNTFYLLSPDYYDAEEYGLRREAMFSLLNI comes from the coding sequence GTGGCATGTAAGATTTATTACGCTCATAGTGACCCCAATGGTAAATTACTTGAAGAAGGTGGACACTGGCAATTATTAAAAGATCACTTATTGGAGACCGCGAAATTGGCAAAGGAATTTGCTTCGGCTTTCGATGCAGGGGATTGGGGATATATTGCAGGACTTTTACATGATTTGGGGAAATATACGCGTGCATTCCAAGACTATCTAAAGCGAAGTATGGTTGGCGAAAGAGTGACTCGTGGTGAAGTTATTCATGCCTTGCAGGGCGCAAAGTTTGCAAATGAGGCGATCAATGATTCTGTAATTACTGACATCATTTGCAATATAATCGCGACACATCACGGAGGCTTGTTCGATAGCATTACCGATGGCCAAAGAACATTGATTCGCAAAACAGACAAAAGCGAAAACAAACTCCATTACGAGGAGGCAAGAAAGGAATTCAACCCTAGCATCAATGAAGCGGAACTAAAAACAGAAATTTTGAATTTCTGCAACACAAGCCAGTCCAAAGATTTAAACCCACTCTTTATGCTGCACTTCCTGACAAAGGCCATTTATTCCTGTGTAGTAGATGCAGATAGATGCAACAGTGCAGGTTTGGAAATCAACGATACGAGGCCGGACTGGGCGAAGTTGATTCAACAGTTGGATGCTTATCTGACCATCTTTACTGAGGACAGCGACATTAACAGAGTTCGAAAGAGTATTTCCGAACAATGCCAGGAAGGGGGTAGCTGGCAGCAGGGAATTTATACGCTATCCGTTCCCACGGGTGGAGGAAAGACGTTGTCGAGCTTGAGATTTGCCTTGGCGCATGCTCAAAAGCACAACCTGAAACGTATTATTTACGTTATTCCTTATCTGTCCATTCTGGACCAAACCGCATCCAAGATGCATGATGTTTTTGGTGACAATAGCGGTGAATTAATATTGGAGCATCACTCCAATATTGAATTGCCGGACAACGACGATAACGAGGATAAGTATCGACTGTTGACTTCCCGTTGGGACAGCCCGGTTGTCTTGACCACAATGGTGCAGTTTCTTGAAACGGTTTACAGTAATCGAGCATCAAAACTCAGAAAATTTCACAATATGTCGGAGGCTGTTCTGATTTTTGATGAAATTCAGGCTTTACCGATAAAATGTGTCCACCTGTTCAATGAGGTGGCCAATTTTTTGCACACCTTTAGCAAGTCAACTATTTTGCTTTGCACTGCTACTCAGCCGCATCTTCACAAGACGGAGCGTCCGGTCCGGTTGTCTGAAAATCCGGATATCGTCAACATTACGTCGGACGAACTGAAAGTGTTTGAGCGGGTATGTATTGAAGATAAAACTCAGGTTGCTATGGATCATGAGCAAATCGCGGAGTTGGTTAAAAAGCAAATCGAACAGGGCAAAAACACGCTGGTCATTCTGAACACCAAAGGTGACGCCCGTCAGGTTTATGAGCAGTGCAAGGGGGTTGAATGTGAGAAGATTTTTTTAACGACGGACCTTTGTCCGGCACACCGTCTGAGTATCCTTAAGCGTTTGCGGGATAATCTCAAAACAGAAACGAGAAAGTTGACCTTGTGTGTAAGCACACAACTTATCGAGGCTGGCGTGGACGTATCGTTTGACTGTGTAATTCGCGCACAGGCGGGTATGGATAGCATTATACAGGCGGCGGGACGCTGTAATCGCAATAGGGAAAACGCAACACCTCAATCGGTATTTGTTGTCAATGTTAAGGATGAAAAACTTACGTACCTGCCGGAAATTAAAGATGGAAAAGCTATTACGACAAGGGTATTTCATGAAAATCAGGATAGCAACTTGTTAAGCGAAAAGGTGATTGACCAGTTTTATAAATATTATTTTTACGATCAAAAGAAAAAAATGGATTATAGCATAAACGGCGGACCTTCCACTGTATACAGTCTGCTCAATGACAACCCATTAGGGACGGCGGCTTACCAAAACAGGAACAATGAGAACTATACAGGTTTGCCGTGTGCCTTTCAAACAGCGGCGGAAGCTTTTTCTGTCATTGACGGTGCCCAAATCGGGGTTGTGGTTCCCTATGGGGATGCTCTGAAACTCATTAACAAGTTTGAGAATAATTATAGTCCGAAAGAGAGATTACGGATTTTGAAGCAATTACAAAAATATACAGTATCCGTTTATTCCGACGTGTTGGGCAAACTCGAATATATTGAACGAGCAGTCGAAAGAATTGATAACACATTTTACTTACTGAGTCCGGATTACTATGATGCAGAAGAATATGGATTGAGACGTGAGGCAATGTTTTCACTTTTGAATATATGA
- a CDS encoding tetratricopeptide repeat protein produces MIFQVERLKKLPLQSQMRWQGGIFRMPAWVPNEEQKLYRPWTSLWANISTHKISKPGIEPFEHKNVTIALDSLIKFACDKELAGYRPGKIEVKDAALAEYLQEQLADTGITIVCSDCLLGFDKIFADLAKHMHGGVLLPDALSAKRVTMDMMRSFADAAAQFYAAKPWRYLCDADLVMIESPFVDPLLRYASILGNGGMTYGIAFYDSAKLFEQFTEGKGMDLIKNRLYWTLFFGGIEELPFGDADLWEDYNLPVASTQAYPLAMRFEPNGKHYRPQPDILAFMEGLLRAFAITSESELDSGKWQKKVSTFRGDETFTLALPGLLEPVQKPKSETGGIPARRAMEKIQIDIQRIIEGRDFSSPEQMQEFLNTNLVGKLIPPQHPVTALELAQEICYEAFEAMGRKQIQLVKKALEICPDCVDAYVILAEACSDPKEAGELYAKGVAAGEKLLGKQFFNEEAGHFWGILQTRPYMRARLGLAQTFEETGHLDNAIEHYQEMLRLNPNDNQGVRELLLVCLLETKRIEEAEALLKKYKESRMAMWNYSKALLTFIQKGDSATARKQLKNALKVNPYAAKYLLDDEPLPPLPESYGLGTEEEGINCAAILQSAWESTPEALDWMEEQMD; encoded by the coding sequence ATGATTTTTCAGGTTGAACGATTAAAAAAGTTGCCACTGCAATCTCAGATGCGATGGCAAGGCGGTATTTTTCGTATGCCAGCATGGGTGCCTAATGAAGAACAAAAACTCTATCGACCTTGGACTTCACTTTGGGCGAATATTTCGACACATAAAATTAGTAAGCCGGGCATAGAACCATTTGAGCATAAGAACGTTACAATTGCCTTGGATAGCCTTATAAAATTTGCATGTGATAAAGAATTAGCAGGATATCGTCCGGGTAAAATCGAGGTTAAAGATGCTGCTCTTGCAGAATATTTGCAGGAGCAACTGGCAGACACAGGTATTACTATTGTGTGTAGCGACTGCCTTCTCGGGTTTGATAAAATATTCGCCGATCTTGCTAAACATATGCACGGCGGTGTTCTCCTACCGGATGCGCTGTCTGCAAAGCGTGTTACCATGGATATGATGCGGAGCTTTGCAGATGCAGCGGCTCAGTTTTATGCTGCTAAACCATGGCGATATTTATGTGATGCTGATCTTGTGATGATTGAGTCGCCATTTGTTGATCCGCTGTTGCGATATGCAAGCATCTTGGGCAATGGCGGTATGACTTATGGTATAGCTTTTTACGATTCGGCCAAGCTTTTTGAGCAGTTCACCGAAGGCAAGGGAATGGATTTAATAAAAAACAGATTGTACTGGACACTATTTTTCGGAGGCATCGAAGAACTACCATTTGGGGATGCCGATCTCTGGGAAGATTATAATTTGCCTGTAGCATCCACGCAAGCGTATCCGCTTGCAATGCGTTTTGAACCCAATGGCAAACATTATCGCCCTCAGCCAGACATATTGGCGTTTATGGAAGGTTTACTGAGGGCTTTTGCTATAACTTCCGAATCTGAACTGGATAGCGGTAAATGGCAAAAAAAAGTCAGCACTTTCAGAGGCGATGAGACTTTTACTTTGGCGTTACCTGGTTTGCTTGAACCTGTTCAGAAACCCAAAAGCGAAACAGGCGGAATTCCTGCCCGTCGGGCAATGGAAAAGATACAAATTGATATTCAGCGCATAATTGAAGGCCGAGATTTCTCAAGCCCCGAACAAATGCAGGAATTTCTCAATACAAATTTGGTTGGTAAACTCATCCCTCCACAGCATCCGGTTACAGCGTTAGAGCTTGCGCAGGAAATCTGTTATGAGGCATTTGAGGCCATGGGCCGCAAGCAAATTCAGCTCGTAAAAAAAGCGTTGGAAATCTGTCCGGATTGTGTTGATGCGTATGTGATTTTAGCCGAGGCGTGTTCAGACCCTAAAGAAGCGGGTGAGTTATATGCTAAAGGAGTTGCTGCTGGTGAGAAACTTTTAGGAAAACAATTTTTTAATGAAGAAGCCGGCCACTTTTGGGGAATCCTACAGACACGTCCTTATATGCGTGCCCGGCTGGGATTGGCACAGACATTCGAAGAAACAGGACATCTTGATAACGCCATTGAGCATTATCAGGAAATGCTGCGCCTAAATCCGAATGATAATCAGGGGGTGCGTGAATTATTACTGGTTTGTTTACTGGAAACAAAACGTATCGAAGAAGCAGAAGCATTGCTTAAGAAATACAAAGAATCGCGCATGGCAATGTGGAATTACAGCAAAGCATTATTGACATTTATACAAAAAGGGGATAGTGCAACAGCTCGCAAACAATTAAAAAATGCTCTTAAAGTAAATCCATATGCAGCGAAATATCTGCTTGATGATGAACCATTGCCTCCATTGCCGGAAAGCTATGGTCTTGGTACTGAAGAAGAGGGAATTAATTGTGCGGCGATATTGCAAAGTGCATGGGAGTCGACTCCAGAAGCACTTGATTGGATGGAAGAACAGATGGATTAA